A portion of the Helicobacter pylori NQ4053 genome contains these proteins:
- the hefC gene encoding efflux RND transporter permease subunit HefC, with product MYKTAINRPITTLMFALAIVFFGTMGFKKLSVALFPKIDLPTVVVTTTYPGASAEIIESKVTDKIEEAVMGIDGIKKVTSTSSKNVSIVVIEFELEKPNEEALNDVVNKISSVRFDDSNIKKPSINKFDTDSQAIISLFVSSSSVPATTLNDYAKNTIKPMLQKINGVGGVQLNGFRERQIRIYADPTLMNKYNLTYADLFSTLKAENVEIDGGRIVNSQRELSILINANSYSVADVEKIQVGNHVRLGDIAKIEIGLEEDNTFASFKDKPGVILEIQKIAGANEIEIVDRVYEALKHIQAISPSYEIRPFLDTTSYIRTSIEDVKFDLILGAILAVLVVFAFLRNGTITLVSAISIPISIMGTFALIQWMGFSLNMLTMVALTLAIGIIIDDAIVVIENIHKKLEMGMSKRKASYEGVREIGFALVAISAMLLSVFVPIGNMKGIIGRFFQSFGITVALAIALSYVVVVTIIPMVSSVVVNPRHSRFYVWSEPFFKALESRYTRLLQWVLNHKLIIFIAVVLVFVGSLFVASKLGMDFMLKEDRGRFLVWLKAKPGVSIDYMTQKSKIFQKAIEKHDEVEFTTLQVGYGTSQNPFKAKIFVQLKPLKERKKEHQLGQFELMRALRKELRSLPEAKGLDTINLSEVALIGGGGDSSPFQTFVFSHSQEAVDKSVENLRKFLLESPELKGKVESYHTSTSESQPQLQLKILRQNANKYGVSAQTIGSVVSSAFSGTSQASVFKEDGKEYDMIIRVPDDKRVSVEDIKRLQVRNKYDKLMFLDALVEITETKSPSSISRYNRQRSVTVLAQPKAGISLGEILTQVSKNTKEWLVEGANYRFTGEADNAKESNGEFLVALATAFVLIYMILAALYESILEPFIIMVTMPLSFSGAFFALGLVHQPLSMFSMIGLILLIGMVGKNATLLIDVANEERKKGLNIQEAILFAGKTRLRPILMTTIAMVCGMLPLALASGDGAAMKSPIGIAMSGGLMISMVLSLLIVPVFYRLLAPIDDKLKRFYQNQKTLE from the coding sequence ATGTATAAAACAGCGATTAATCGTCCTATTACGACCTTGATGTTTGCTTTGGCGATTGTCTTTTTTGGGACTATGGGTTTTAAAAAATTGAGCGTGGCGCTTTTCCCTAAAATTGATCTGCCTACGGTGGTGGTTACTACGACTTATCCTGGGGCTAGCGCTGAAATCATAGAGAGTAAGGTAACCGATAAGATTGAAGAAGCGGTGATGGGGATTGATGGGATCAAAAAGGTTACTTCTACGAGTTCTAAAAATGTGAGTATTGTCGTCATTGAATTTGAATTAGAAAAACCTAATGAAGAAGCCTTAAACGATGTGGTTAATAAAATTTCTTCGGTGCGTTTTGATGACTCCAACATTAAAAAACCCTCTATCAATAAATTTGATACCGACAGCCAAGCCATTATTTCATTGTTTGTGAGCAGTTCAAGCGTGCCGGCTACAACCCTTAATGACTACGCTAAAAACACCATTAAACCCATGCTCCAAAAAATCAATGGGGTAGGGGGCGTGCAGCTCAACGGCTTTAGGGAGCGCCAGATTAGGATTTATGCAGATCCCACTTTGATGAATAAATACAACTTGACTTATGCGGATCTTTTCAGCACGCTTAAAGCGGAGAATGTGGAAATTGATGGGGGGCGCATTGTCAATAGCCAAAGGGAATTGTCTATTTTAATCAATGCGAATAGTTATAGCGTTGCGGATGTAGAAAAGATCCAAGTGGGCAATCATGTGCGTCTTGGCGATATTGCAAAAATTGAAATTGGTTTGGAAGAAGACAACACTTTTGCGAGCTTTAAAGACAAACCCGGTGTGATTTTAGAAATCCAAAAGATTGCCGGAGCGAATGAAATTGAAATCGTGGATAGGGTGTATGAAGCGTTAAAACACATTCAAGCCATTAGCCCTAGTTATGAAATCAGACCCTTTTTAGACACCACGAGCTATATCCGCACCTCTATTGAAGACGTGAAATTTGACCTAATCTTAGGGGCGATTTTAGCGGTTTTAGTGGTGTTTGCGTTCTTGCGTAACGGCACGATCACCCTTGTTTCAGCGATCTCTATCCCTATTTCTATCATGGGGACTTTTGCGCTCATTCAATGGATGGGCTTTTCATTAAACATGCTCACCATGGTGGCTTTAACGCTAGCGATAGGGATCATCATTGATGATGCGATCGTGGTGATTGAAAACATCCATAAAAAGCTAGAAATGGGCATGAGCAAACGCAAAGCAAGCTATGAGGGGGTGAGGGAAATTGGTTTTGCTCTAGTAGCGATTTCAGCGATGTTGCTCTCTGTGTTTGTGCCTATAGGGAACATGAAAGGCATTATCGGACGCTTTTTCCAAAGCTTTGGGATCACGGTGGCTTTAGCGATCGCTCTATCGTATGTGGTGGTCGTTACGATTATCCCCATGGTAAGCTCAGTCGTGGTCAATCCCAGGCATTCTCGTTTTTATGTGTGGAGTGAGCCTTTTTTTAAAGCTTTAGAGTCTCGTTATACCAGATTGCTCCAATGGGTATTAAACCACAAGCTCATTATCTTTATAGCGGTGGTTTTGGTGTTTGTGGGTTCGCTTTTTGTGGCTTCCAAATTAGGTATGGATTTCATGCTGAAAGAAGATAGGGGGAGGTTTTTAGTGTGGCTTAAGGCTAAACCGGGCGTGAGCATAGATTACATGACACAAAAGAGTAAGATCTTTCAAAAAGCGATTGAAAAACATGATGAAGTGGAATTTACCACCTTGCAAGTGGGTTATGGCACATCGCAAAACCCTTTTAAGGCTAAGATTTTTGTGCAACTCAAGCCTTTAAAAGAGCGCAAAAAAGAGCATCAATTGGGGCAATTTGAGTTGATGCGCGCTTTAAGGAAAGAGTTGAGAAGCTTGCCTGAAGCTAAAGGTTTAGATACTATTAATCTTTCTGAAGTTGCTCTTATAGGGGGCGGTGGGGATAGTTCGCCCTTCCAAACCTTTGTGTTTTCCCATTCTCAAGAAGCGGTGGATAAAAGCGTGGAGAATTTGAGAAAATTCTTATTAGAAAGCCCTGAATTAAAAGGCAAGGTTGAAAGCTACCATACAAGCACGAGCGAATCGCAACCGCAATTGCAACTCAAAATCTTAAGACAAAACGCTAACAAATACGGCGTGAGCGCTCAAACCATTGGCTCAGTGGTGAGTTCTGCTTTCTCTGGGACTTCTCAAGCGAGCGTGTTCAAAGAAGATGGCAAAGAATACGACATGATCATTAGAGTGCCTGATGATAAGCGCGTTTCTGTAGAAGACATCAAACGCTTGCAAGTGCGTAACAAATACGATAAATTGATGTTTTTAGACGCTTTAGTGGAAATCACAGAAACTAAAAGCCCGTCCAGTATTTCTCGTTATAACCGCCAACGCAGCGTTACGGTGCTCGCTCAACCTAAAGCGGGTATCTCTTTAGGGGAAATTTTAACGCAAGTGAGTAAAAACACTAAAGAATGGCTGGTTGAAGGGGCGAATTACAGATTCACCGGTGAAGCGGATAACGCCAAAGAGAGCAATGGGGAGTTTTTAGTCGCTTTAGCGACAGCGTTTGTGTTGATTTATATGATTTTAGCGGCGTTGTATGAGTCCATTTTAGAGCCTTTTATCATCATGGTTACCATGCCTTTAAGCTTTTCAGGGGCGTTTTTTGCTTTAGGTTTAGTGCATCAGCCTTTGAGCATGTTCTCTATGATAGGCTTGATCTTGCTCATTGGTATGGTGGGTAAAAACGCCACGCTTTTAATTGATGTGGCGAATGAAGAGCGTAAAAAAGGTTTGAATATCCAAGAAGCCATTTTATTTGCCGGCAAAACCCGTCTAAGACCGATTTTAATGACGACCATTGCGATGGTTTGTGGCATGCTGCCTTTAGCGTTGGCGAGTGGGGATGGAGCGGCGATGAAATCCCCTATAGGGATTGCGATGAGTGGGGGTTTAATGATTTCTATGGTGTTAAGCTTACTCATTGTGCCGGTGTTTTATCGTTTGCTCGCTCCCATAGACGACAAACTCAAGCGGTTTTATCAAAACCAAAAAACTTTAGAATGA
- a CDS encoding outer membrane beta-barrel protein gives MKKIVPVLALWVGLLGAFEPKKSHIYFGAMVGLAPIKITPKPASDSSYTAFLWGAKGGYQFAFFKALALRGEFSYLMAIKPTALHTINTSLLSLNMDVLSDFYTYKKYSFGVYGGLGIGYFYQSDHLGMKNSSFMGYNGLINVGLGSTIDRHHRIELGAKIPFSNTRNSFKNSYFLESVFIHAAYSYMF, from the coding sequence ATGAAAAAAATCGTTCCGGTTTTGGCTTTATGGGTGGGTTTGTTAGGGGCGTTTGAGCCTAAAAAAAGTCATATTTATTTTGGGGCTATGGTGGGTTTAGCCCCCATTAAAATAACCCCAAAACCGGCTAGTGATTCTTCTTATACGGCTTTTTTATGGGGGGCTAAAGGGGGGTATCAATTCGCTTTTTTTAAAGCTCTAGCATTAAGGGGTGAATTTTCCTACCTTATGGCGATCAAACCCACCGCATTGCACACGATTAACACTTCGTTATTGAGCTTAAATATGGACGTGTTGAGCGATTTTTACACTTATAAAAAATACAGCTTTGGGGTGTATGGGGGGCTTGGGATAGGGTATTTTTATCAAAGCGATCATTTAGGCATGAAAAATAGTTCGTTTATGGGGTATAACGGGCTAATTAATGTGGGGCTTGGCAGCACGATCGATCGCCACCACCGCATAGAGCTTGGGGCTAAGATCCCTTTTTCAAATACCAGAAATTCTTTTAAAAATTCTTATTTTTTAGAGAGCGTTTTTATCCATGCGGCTTATAGTTATATGTTTTAA